A single genomic interval of Hydrogenimonas thermophila harbors:
- a CDS encoding peptidylprolyl isomerase, with translation MFGKKLKTYDYDQDTLNQFQYAKIKTNKGDIWLKLYVDEVPNTVANFATLAKDGFYDNLKFHRVIKGFMAQGGCPHSGPGGNPARVGTGGPDWAIACETEKNTHKHVKGTISMAHAGKDTGGSQFFICFVPCPHLDGVHTVFGGIEDSDADSMLVLDSINQNDIIETIEIHASR, from the coding sequence ATGTTTGGAAAAAAATTAAAGACATACGATTATGATCAAGATACACTGAATCAGTTTCAGTATGCAAAAATCAAAACAAACAAAGGTGATATTTGGCTTAAACTATATGTAGATGAGGTGCCAAATACTGTTGCTAATTTTGCTACACTTGCAAAAGATGGATTTTATGATAATCTAAAATTTCACCGTGTAATTAAAGGTTTTATGGCTCAAGGCGGTTGTCCTCACAGTGGTCCTGGAGGAAATCCAGCTAGAGTTGGTACAGGTGGTCCTGATTGGGCAATAGCTTGTGAAACTGAAAAAAATACCCATAAGCATGTAAAAGGAACAATTTCAATGGCTCATGCTGGTAAAGATACAGGTGGAAGCCAGTTTTTTATCTGCTTTGTGCCTTGTCCACATCTTGATGGTGTACATACTGTTTTTGGAGGTATTGAAGATAGCGATGCTGACAGTATGCTTGTTCTTGATTCCATCAACCAAAATGACATAATTGAAACAATAGAGATTCACGCTTCAAGATAA